In a genomic window of Tachysurus vachellii isolate PV-2020 chromosome 13, HZAU_Pvac_v1, whole genome shotgun sequence:
- the sorbs2b gene encoding sorbin and SH3 domain-containing protein 2 isoform X1, protein MSVVSNALPGSLLMRGPCDFKTTLEEEFFNMNTDSGGRAHKSTTLSLTLTPMKRIQSSPNLCGLAGTESPVTDSDMWWQYTTGDALRNGNMATSSLAAKGYRSVRPNLQDKKSPTPAYPGPALPSCLHPNRPRFSTDYTCSQASEHHLHPHSYGLAYSNLDLYPALSGCSSRAQSVSSIAMLEELRTCGIDSEGASESPSPTHCQLSSSTDNMAIDIAIASTANGQGTVNGSVVTAGLKSHLQRPFSPSTYPPLPSFSPSLTAMQQGRSTPAESISPVYATVGSVMSMNSPDEERIGTERIGTVGKASHYSGIGPVDESGIPIATRTTVDRPKDWYKSMFKQIHMVHKPEFEHSGSHTASQPTMNDEKHSRINNIQAHPAPKSSTYKPITKSISDNGTCGLRTSSSASLPTSSSAQPISHNRNIRQSGSSTPDINQWGPPDKKVDTRKYRAEPRSIFDYEPGKSSILDQEKAMNNLTPEELALENEPWYKFFAELEFGRPPPKKRLDYDPESALRIRNETFLYQPSADRSFDRPSSDNRTRRKSEPTAAQSRPQSSLSSNQSIVKPSEIHAAHLPEPTSTRNTQRKPINTPSTSSLSRSKDQDTSRGYSYPDVGRQTPQSRRPTPEVREKLPAKAIYDFKALTAKELSFNKDEIVYITRQIDNNWYEGERHGKVGIFPISYVEKISPSDRHQPARPPPPAQSTEIGEAVARYNFSADTNVELSLRKGEHVIVLRQVDQNWFTGKIPGTNKQGIFPVSYVDIIKKSPIKSPSQSPGVAHSSASDRLNSRPSSAHLMTCSPSSTPRQHTSPSPSSQRAAHLQAVTGEWLALTLGLSPSGTPAPTPPPLPFNFQPDYERLDSPAATARGPFPSLMSGTLTPPLKEGHFVPISSPKSYMSPEPSPSPQAYLTSASFTPSPISPTFDSSPKCGSVIEVNTSIKPGLLEKEQRFSDGFGFEKLDSPRSCCPIDLVVYEPDEQPSSLKFPLSSRETEEDVCEELVSIIQASQANHPIVKTSEFYRQDLTASEDLPKLFIEEDQSEDRRAYSDSQSSNTFTPVRPVCSLMSDHEQAESPPMSPSSPISSQPLISTSPAFPKFSSPCSTPPLPGVSHSPPPSSKQLRSSKVKPVLRHDVVVIGKPPRSPVMSRRSCGSPVKGQNYSPSHRRPTQDPLEGGEPFQALYNYMPRNEDELELKEGDIVDVMEKCDDGWFVGTSRKTKFFGTFPGNYVKRL, encoded by the exons GCCTACCCAGGACCAGCATTACCCTCCTGCTTGCACCCTAACAGGCCACGCTTCTCCACTGACTACACCTGCTCTCAGGCATCTGAGCACCATTTACATCCTCATTCCTATGGGCTTGCCTATTCCAATTTGGATCTATATCCAGCTCTGAGTGGCTGTTCCTCTCGTGCTCAGAGCGTGTCTTCCATAGCCATGCTGGAGGAGCTGAGAACATGTGGAATAGACTCAGAGGGAGCTTCTGAGTCCCCTTCACCCACCCACTGCCAGCTGAGCAGTTCCACTGACAACATGGCGATAGACATTGCTATAGCTAGCACTGCTAAT GGCCAAGGGACTGTAAACGGAAGTGTTGTGACTGCAGGCCTAAAGAGTCACCTCCAGAGACCCTTCTCCCCTTCCACATACCCTCCTCTTCCCTCTTTCAGCCCTAGTCTTACAGCGATGCAGCAGGGCCGGAGCACTC CTGCCGAGTCCATTTCTCCAGTCTATGCCACTGTGGGTTCAGTGATGTCTATGAACTCACCAGATGAGGAGAGGATTGGTACAGAGAGGATTGGTACAGTAGGCAAAGCTTCCCATTACTCAGGCATTGGCCCTGTGGATGAGTCTGGAATTCCCATCGCAACCAGGACT ACTGTGGACAGACCAAAAGACTGGTACAAGAGTATGTTCAAGCAGATTCACATGGTGCATAAACCAG AGTTTGAACATTCTGGTTCCCATACTGCCAGTCAGCCTACTATGAATGACG AGAAGCATAGTCGAATTAATAATATCCAGGCACACCCTGCACCTAAGAGCAGTACATACAAACCCATAACTAAGAGCATTTCTGATAATGGCACATGTGGACTCAGAACATCCAGCTCCGCTTCCCTGCCAACCTCATCATCAGCTCAGCCAATATCTCACAACCGTAATATCCGCCAGAGTGGCAGCAGCACCCCAGACAT AAATCAGTGGGGACCTCCAGATAAAAAAGTGGACACCCGCAAATACAGAGCCGAGCCTAGGAGTATCTTTGACTACGAGCCAGGGAAATCTTCTATTCTAGATCAAGAGAAAGCA ATGAATAACTTAACACCAGAAGAGCTAGCTTTAGAGAATGAACCCTGGTATAAGTTCTTTGCAGAGCTGGAGTTTGGACGGCCG CCTCCTAAAAAACGTCTGGATTATGATCCGGAGAGTGCGCTCCGAATCCGTAATGAG ACCTTTCTTTATCAGCCTTCTGCTGACAGAAGCTTTGACCGGCCCTCAAG TGATAACAGGACAAGAAGGAAGTCAGAGCCCACAGCTGCCCAGTCTCGACCTCAAAGCTCACTAAGCTCCAACCAGAGCATCGTAAAACCATCTGAGATTCATGCTGCTCACCTTCCAGAACCAACCAGTACCAGGAACACCCAGAGAAAGCCAATAAACACCCCTTCCACTTCCTCCTTATCAAGGTCAAAAG aTCAAGACACATCCAGAGGTTATTCCTATCCTGATGTAGGACGACAAACTCCACAGAGCAGGAGGCCTACACCTGAAGTCAGAGAG AAACTGCCTGCCAAAGCAATATACGATTTCAAGGCACTGACAGCAAA AGAGCTTTCATTCAATAAAGATGAGATTGTGTACATCACACGGCAGATAGATAATAACTGGTATGAAGGAGAACGCCATGGGAAAGTGGGCATCTTTCCTATCTCTTATGTGGAG AAAATATCTCCATCAGACAGACATCAGCCTGCAAGGCCTCCTCCTCCCGCCCAGAGTACAGAGATCGGGGAAGCTGTGGCTCGCTACAACTTCAGCGCTGACACTAATGTGGAGCTTTCCTTAAGAAAG GGTGAGCATGTTATAGTGCTGCGCCAAGTGGACCAGAACTGGTTTACAGGAAAAATCCCTGGGACAAACAAACAGGGCATCTTTCCAGTGTCTTATGTGGACATCATCAAGAAATCACCTATTAAAAGTCCTAGCCAGTCACCAGGAGTTGCACACAGTTCTGCCAGCGACCGACTGAACAGTAGG CCATCATCTGCACACCTCATGACCTGCTCTCCCTCGTCCACTCCCCGCCAGCATACTTCCCCCTCGCCCAGCTCCCAGAGAGCAGCTCATCTGCAGGCAGTGACTGGAGAGTGGCTCGCCCTCACCCTCGGTCTGTCTCCTTCAGGCACTCCTGCCCCTACACCTCCCCCTTTACCCTTTAATTTCCAGCCAGATTATGAAAGGCTGGACTCCCCTGCTGCCACTGCACGGGGTCCTTTCCCTTCCCTCATGTCCGGCACCCTCACCCCTCCACTCAAAGAGGGTCACTTTGTTCCTATAAGCTCTCCAAAATCGTACATGTCTCCTGAGCCCAGTCCCTCACCTCAGGCCTACCTCACTTCTGCCTCTTTTACCCCATCCCCCATTTCCCCCACTTTTGACTCCAGCCCCAAGTGTGGCAGTGTGATAGAAGTGAATACAAGTATCAAGCCTGGTCTGCTTGAGAAAGAGCAACGTTTTTCAGATGGCTTTGGCTTTGAAAAGTTGGACTCACCAAGATCTTGCTGCCCAATTGATCTGGTTGTGTATGAGCCTGATGAACAACCCTCATCCTTAAAGTTCCCCTTATCCTCCAGAGAAACTGAGGAGGATGTATGTGAAGAGCTTGTGTCCATCATCCAGGCCAGCCAGGCAAATCATCCCATTGTGAAGACATCAGAGTTTTATAGGCAAGATCTAACTGCTTCAGAGGATTTACCCAAACTGTTCATAGAGGAGGATCAAAGTGAAGACAGAAGGGCTTATTCAGACTCACAGTCATCAAATACCTTCACTCCAGTCCGCCCGGTTTGTAGTCTGATGTCAGATCATGAG CAGGCTGAAAGTCCCCCTATGAGTCCATCATCCCCTATCTCTTCACAACCTTTGATTTCCACATCCCCTGCATTTCCCAAGTTCTCCTCCCCCTGCTCCACCCCTCCACTCCCCGGGGTGTCTCATTCCCCTCCTCCTTCCTCCAAACAGCTTCGCTCCTCGAAGGTCAAG CCTGTGTTAAGGCATGATGTTGTGGTTATCGGTAAGCCCCCCCGTAGTCCTGTGATGTCTAGGAGGTCCTGTGGATCACCTGTTAAAGGGCAAAACTATTCACCGTCCCATAGG cgTCCAACACAGGATCCTCTGGAAGGTGGAGAACC GTTTCAGGCCCTGTATAATTACATGCCACGCAATGAGGATGAGCTGGAATTGAAAGAAGGAGACATTGTCGATGTGATGGAGAAATGTGATGATGGCTGGTTTGTGG GAACGTCCAGGAAGACCAAGTTTTTTGGAACCTTCCCTGGAAACTATGTGAAGAGACTCTAA